A single region of the Verrucomicrobiia bacterium genome encodes:
- a CDS encoding glutamate--tRNA ligase family protein, with the protein MKVRVRFAPSPTGFLHIGGARTALFNWLYARHTGGTFVLRVEDTDAARNSQEAVDVILNGLRWLGLDWDEGPISGDVTGPSKGDRGPYFQSQRSENYKLRVEALLSHGLAYEHEGAVKFRMQREPVVIPDLVVGNVTRELTDREKLDPDFVIVRSDGQPVFHLVNVIDDLEMGITHVIRGEDHLSNTAKHIALFRAFGIEPPKYAHIPLILNIDGSKMSKRDKGASLMTYLDEGYAPEAVVNYLSLLGWSPKGNREKVPIKEVVELFDLPQILRHNSRFDLNKLHWLNGEYIREMTLDRFHELAVHALGRLGIDTNKYPLDYVKAALDTCKAKVKLFSEVPTFADFYFKDVIELDAEMLKKDFPAELKPKLKHLRDALSMLLKFDSDTLNRTTKEVAGQLGVGIGVLVHPTRLACTGRTVGPSLYHLMEVLGKERVVARFDWVLGMMG; encoded by the coding sequence ATGAAAGTACGGGTAAGATTTGCTCCGAGTCCGACGGGTTTTTTGCACATCGGCGGCGCGCGAACGGCGTTGTTCAACTGGCTGTATGCGCGGCATACGGGCGGGACATTTGTATTGCGCGTCGAAGACACTGACGCGGCGCGCAACTCACAGGAGGCGGTGGATGTCATCCTGAACGGCTTGCGCTGGCTGGGACTCGATTGGGACGAAGGCCCGATCAGCGGCGACGTGACCGGGCCGAGCAAGGGGGATCGCGGGCCGTATTTTCAGAGCCAGCGAAGCGAGAATTATAAATTGCGTGTGGAGGCATTGTTGTCGCACGGACTCGCGTACGAGCACGAAGGCGCGGTGAAATTCAGGATGCAGCGCGAACCGGTCGTCATCCCGGATTTGGTCGTGGGAAATGTGACGCGTGAATTGACCGACCGTGAAAAACTCGACCCGGATTTTGTGATCGTGCGCTCGGATGGTCAGCCGGTGTTTCATCTCGTGAACGTCATTGATGATTTGGAAATGGGCATCACGCACGTAATCCGCGGCGAAGATCATTTGAGCAACACCGCGAAGCACATTGCGTTGTTCCGTGCGTTCGGCATCGAGCCGCCGAAGTATGCGCACATTCCGCTTATTTTGAATATTGACGGGTCGAAGATGAGCAAGCGCGATAAGGGCGCTTCACTGATGACGTATCTGGACGAAGGTTACGCGCCCGAAGCGGTGGTGAATTATTTGTCGCTGCTGGGGTGGTCACCCAAGGGCAATCGCGAGAAAGTGCCGATCAAGGAAGTCGTCGAGCTTTTTGATCTACCACAAATTTTGCGTCACAATTCCCGATTCGATCTGAATAAATTGCACTGGCTCAACGGCGAATACATTCGTGAGATGACGCTGGACCGGTTTCACGAATTGGCGGTGCACGCGCTGGGGCGCCTCGGAATTGATACGAACAAGTATCCGCTGGATTATGTGAAGGCAGCGCTCGATACGTGCAAGGCGAAGGTGAAATTATTTTCCGAAGTGCCCACGTTTGCGGATTTTTATTTCAAGGACGTGATTGAATTGGACGCGGAAATGTTGAAAAAAGATTTCCCCGCCGAATTGAAACCGAAGCTGAAACATTTGCGCGATGCGCTCTCCATGTTGCTGAAGTTTGACTCGGACACATTGAACCGGACGACGAAGGAAGTGGCGGGCCAACTCGGAGTGGGCATCGGCGTGCTGGTGCATCCAACGCGACTGGCATGCACCGGGCGAACGGTCGGACCGAGCTTGTATCACTTGATGGAGGTACTGGGAAAAGAGCGGGTGGTGGCGCGGTTTGATTGGGTATTGGGGATGATGGGGTAA
- the purE gene encoding 5-(carboxyamino)imidazole ribonucleotide mutase → MGSDSDWPTLKAAADACAEFGVPHETRVVSAHRTPDDMARYARTAHKRGLRVIIAGAGGAAHLPGMVASHTPLPVIGVPIESKALKGLDSLLSIVQMPAGVPVATVAIGNGRNAGLLAVKILATSDLKLQSAILKFKSRMARESRAKNKNLK, encoded by the coding sequence ATGGGCAGCGATTCCGATTGGCCCACGCTCAAGGCCGCCGCCGATGCCTGCGCCGAATTCGGCGTGCCCCACGAAACCCGCGTCGTCTCCGCCCATCGCACGCCCGACGACATGGCCCGCTATGCCCGCACCGCGCACAAGCGCGGCCTGCGGGTCATCATCGCCGGAGCCGGTGGTGCAGCGCATCTGCCAGGAATGGTCGCGAGTCACACCCCCCTGCCCGTCATCGGCGTGCCCATCGAAAGCAAGGCATTAAAAGGTCTCGACTCACTTCTCTCCATTGTGCAAATGCCTGCCGGAGTTCCCGTCGCCACCGTTGCCATCGGCAACGGCCGCAACGCCGGTCTTCTCGCGGTGAAAATACTCGCCACCTCCGACCTCAAACTTCAATCCGCCATCTTAAAATTCAAATCCCGCATGGCCCGTGAATCCCGCGCCAAAAACAAAAATTTAAAATGA
- a CDS encoding 5-(carboxyamino)imidazole ribonucleotide synthase produces the protein MPQPVLDRLPARRPKAASTLGIIGGGQLAKMLAQSATQFGCDIVILERNDHSPAANLAAETVIGDWDNPDSLLVLGSLVDVVTLENEFVDADSLAALEQFGHPLYPTSRTIRLVQDKLLQKQALADAGLPVPAFLPADDKAAVLAAAQKLGWPLLLKKRRNGYDGKGNFTLHSPADLDSAWSQLGGDKNALFVEQFCPFERELAQMITRGRNGEIACYPVVETIQRNHICHVVKAPAQIPAELVTRAGNLARRAVEAVGTVGTMGVEMFFKMSGEILINELAPRVHNSGHYTIEACVCSQFENHIRAVLGWPLGSTAMRAPAAVMVNLLGASKGSGAPHGLADALAVPGAHPHIYGKSLSAPGRKMGHLTALGQTMDEALATAQRAAGFIRFGDNS, from the coding sequence ATGCCTCAACCTGTCCTTGACCGCCTCCCGGCGCGGCGACCCAAAGCCGCGTCCACGCTTGGCATCATCGGCGGCGGCCAACTCGCGAAGATGCTGGCGCAATCCGCCACGCAATTCGGCTGCGACATCGTCATCCTCGAACGCAACGATCATAGCCCCGCCGCAAATCTCGCTGCCGAGACGGTCATCGGCGATTGGGACAATCCCGATTCTCTGCTCGTCCTTGGCTCGCTCGTGGATGTCGTCACGCTCGAAAATGAATTCGTGGATGCTGATAGCCTAGCGGCCCTCGAACAGTTTGGTCATCCGCTTTATCCCACGTCGCGCACCATCCGGCTCGTGCAGGACAAGCTCCTGCAAAAACAAGCCCTCGCCGATGCCGGTTTGCCGGTCCCCGCATTTCTCCCCGCCGATGACAAAGCCGCCGTGCTCGCTGCCGCGCAAAAATTAGGCTGGCCGTTGCTTCTGAAAAAACGCCGCAACGGTTACGATGGCAAAGGAAATTTCACGCTGCATTCGCCCGCCGATCTTGATTCCGCCTGGTCACAACTCGGCGGAGATAAGAACGCCCTTTTCGTCGAACAGTTTTGTCCGTTTGAGCGCGAGCTTGCCCAGATGATAACGCGCGGCCGCAACGGAGAAATCGCCTGCTACCCGGTGGTCGAGACCATCCAGCGCAATCATATCTGCCACGTCGTCAAAGCCCCTGCGCAAATTCCCGCTGAACTCGTCACGCGCGCCGGTAACCTCGCGCGCCGCGCGGTCGAAGCCGTCGGCACAGTGGGAACGATGGGCGTCGAAATGTTTTTCAAGATGTCCGGCGAAATTTTGATCAACGAACTCGCGCCGCGCGTTCATAACTCCGGCCATTACACCATTGAGGCGTGCGTTTGTTCGCAGTTTGAAAATCACATTCGCGCCGTGCTCGGCTGGCCGCTGGGCTCGACCGCCATGCGCGCGCCCGCTGCCGTGATGGTCAATCTTCTTGGCGCATCGAAAGGCTCTGGTGCGCCGCACGGCTTGGCTGACGCGCTCGCCGTGCCTGGCGCGCATCCGCACATTTACGGCAAATCGCTTAGCGCACCCGGCCGCAAGATGGGGCATTTAACCGCGCTCGGCCAAACCATGGATGAAGCCCTCGCCACCGCTCAACGCGCCGCGGGTTTCATCCGCTTCGGAGACAATTCTTGA
- the pgsA gene encoding CDP-diacylglycerol--glycerol-3-phosphate 3-phosphatidyltransferase produces the protein MTTANKVTIVRILLVPVFIVQVLYYFKNGDEVHRFAGLLCFAIAAVLDGVDGYIARRYNQRSELGAILDPLGDKLLLVSGVVLLSLRSCTLTRVPLWVTGTIISRDVVLVAGMVLIQMICGKVIVRPRMVGKIATVLQMVMVLWRLLKWNDRWSEYLAAAAAILTGVSGLLYVWDGMRQLSASPRSLPSPEQGKK, from the coding sequence ATGACGACGGCGAATAAAGTCACGATCGTGCGGATTCTGCTGGTGCCCGTGTTTATCGTGCAGGTGCTCTATTATTTTAAAAATGGCGATGAGGTGCATCGCTTTGCCGGGCTATTGTGCTTTGCGATTGCGGCGGTCCTTGACGGGGTGGATGGCTATATCGCGCGGCGCTACAATCAACGAAGTGAGTTGGGCGCGATCCTCGATCCGCTGGGCGACAAATTGCTTTTGGTATCGGGGGTGGTGTTGCTGAGTTTGCGGAGTTGCACCCTGACGCGGGTTCCGCTTTGGGTCACGGGAACGATCATCAGCCGCGATGTGGTGCTGGTGGCGGGAATGGTGTTGATCCAGATGATTTGCGGGAAGGTGATTGTGCGCCCGCGAATGGTGGGCAAGATCGCGACGGTCTTGCAAATGGTGATGGTGTTATGGCGGCTGTTGAAATGGAATGATCGCTGGTCGGAATATTTGGCGGCCGCGGCGGCGATTCTGACGGGCGTATCGGGATTATTATATGTGTGGGACGGAATGCGGCAGTTGAGCGCGAGTCCGAGAAGTCTGCCATCGCCGGAGCAGGGCAAGAAATAA
- the bcp gene encoding thioredoxin-dependent thiol peroxidase — MANEPVLKLKEGDKAPAFSAATNGGGKISLADFKGQNVILYFYPKDDTPGCTKEACAFRDNWDDFKKKGAVVFGVSTDPVKSHDKFVKKFELPFTLVSDEDKKIVDAYGVWGPKTFMGRKYNGTYRVTFLIGPDGKIKKIWPAVKPTEHVAEVLAEL, encoded by the coding sequence ATGGCAAATGAACCGGTTTTGAAATTGAAAGAAGGGGACAAAGCTCCGGCGTTTTCGGCGGCGACGAATGGCGGCGGAAAAATTTCGCTGGCGGATTTTAAAGGGCAGAACGTCATTTTATACTTCTACCCCAAGGACGATACGCCCGGTTGCACAAAGGAAGCCTGCGCGTTTCGAGATAACTGGGATGATTTCAAGAAGAAGGGCGCGGTGGTTTTCGGCGTGAGCACGGACCCGGTGAAGTCGCACGATAAATTTGTGAAGAAGTTTGAATTGCCCTTCACGCTGGTATCCGACGAGGACAAGAAAATCGTGGATGCCTATGGCGTGTGGGGGCCGAAGACTTTCATGGGCAGGAAATATAACGGGACGTATCGTGTCACATTTTTGATCGGGCCGGATGGAAAAATAAAAAAAATTTGGCCCGCGGTGAAACCGACGGAGCATGTGGCGGAAGTGTTGGCGGAGCTTTGA
- a CDS encoding redoxin domain-containing protein has protein sequence MALSVGTKAPDFSLKSKTATGLVDVKLSNNFGTKNTVLLFFPAAFTGVCTTELCDITAGLSQYTGLNANVIGISVDTPFAQEAWAQKEKIGITLVSDLNKSVTKEYDVLFPMLAGVGDTAARAAFVIDKNGVIQYSEKTATPKDLPNFNAVKETLAKLN, from the coding sequence ATGGCATTATCTGTGGGGACAAAGGCTCCCGATTTTTCTTTGAAATCCAAGACAGCGACCGGGCTGGTGGATGTGAAACTCTCGAACAATTTTGGCACCAAAAACACGGTGTTGCTGTTTTTCCCGGCGGCGTTCACGGGTGTTTGCACGACAGAGTTGTGCGACATCACCGCGGGTCTGAGTCAATACACGGGGCTGAACGCAAACGTCATCGGCATCAGTGTGGATACTCCGTTTGCGCAGGAAGCGTGGGCGCAGAAGGAAAAAATCGGCATCACCCTGGTGAGCGATCTAAACAAATCCGTGACGAAAGAATATGATGTGCTGTTCCCGATGCTCGCGGGCGTGGGTGATACAGCAGCGCGCGCGGCGTTCGTGATTGATAAAAACGGCGTCATCCAATACAGCGAAAAAACCGCGACGCCAAAAGATTTGCCAAATTTCAATGCGGTGAAGGAAACATTGGCGAAGTTGAATTAA
- a CDS encoding aconitate hydratase, translating to MTKLHNLFNSLQQFDLGNGQQGFFYSLPALEKAGVGAISKLPVSIRIVLEAVLRNCDGKKVAEKNIKELAQWQAKGARTEEIPFIVARIVLQDFTGVPLLVDLAAMRSAVERMGKNPKIIEPLVPVDLVVDHSVQVDFAGTADSLQRNLDIEFQRNRERYQFLKWGMQAFETFKVVPPGIGIVHQVNLEYLAQGVLSSKDRVYYPDTLVGTDSHTTMINGIGIVGWGVGGIEAEAGMLGQPVYFLTPDVVGVHLTGALRDGVTATDLALTVTQLLRKAKVVGKFVEFYGPGAAALPVVDRATIANMAPEYGATMGFFPIDGECVNYLRATGRTELQCKMYENYYRAQGLFGIPKKGDIEYSTDVELDLSAVVPSVAGPKRPQDRIELPKMKQEFLGAFSKPVAENGFGKKPDDLKLRVTVDTGAPIGEKIDHTYGLDTAQLSKSESEMRDQHPAPDPAESLPASAFPKVEAHIGHGSVLIAAITSCTNTSNPSVMLAAGLLAKKAVERGLQPNPAVKSSLAPGSRVVTDYLNKTGLQPYLDQLGFNLVGYGCTTCIGNSGPLAAPIEEAIIKNDLVAASVLSGNRNFEARVHQNIKANFLMSPPLVVAFALAGRVDIDLNSEPIGKGKDGKEVFLKDIWPSLKEIRDEMQAALKPEVFQKLYRDFAGQNPKWNEIPSSTGNVYEWDTKSTYIQEPPFFTNFSLQPGEIHEIKGAKALGIFGDSVTTDHISPAGSIKKTSPAGKYLLENGVDYADFNSYGSRRGNDRVMTRGTFANVRIKNLMVPGVEGGVTKAPATGEVISIFDAAMKYAANHVPLIVLAGQEYGTGSSRDWAAKGTNLLGVKVVIAQSFERIHRSNLVGMGVLPLQFKEGTTAQTLKLDGTETYDVLGLDAHLKPQQDLTVRITRADGKVENIVARCRIDTPIEIDYYQHGGILPYVLRQLVA from the coding sequence ATGACTAAATTGCATAATTTGTTTAATTCGTTGCAACAATTTGATTTGGGCAATGGGCAGCAGGGATTTTTTTACTCGCTCCCGGCGCTGGAAAAAGCGGGCGTGGGCGCGATTTCCAAATTGCCGGTGTCCATCCGCATCGTGCTCGAAGCGGTGTTGCGAAATTGCGATGGCAAAAAAGTCGCCGAGAAAAATATTAAGGAACTGGCGCAATGGCAGGCCAAAGGCGCGCGCACTGAGGAAATTCCGTTCATCGTGGCGCGAATTGTTTTGCAGGACTTTACGGGCGTGCCGCTCTTGGTGGATCTCGCGGCGATGCGTTCGGCGGTGGAGCGCATGGGCAAAAATCCAAAAATCATCGAGCCGCTGGTGCCCGTGGATTTGGTCGTGGATCATTCGGTGCAGGTGGATTTCGCGGGCACGGCGGATTCCTTGCAACGGAATTTGGACATCGAGTTTCAACGCAACCGCGAGCGTTATCAATTTTTGAAATGGGGCATGCAGGCGTTTGAGACGTTCAAGGTGGTGCCGCCGGGAATCGGCATTGTGCATCAAGTGAACCTCGAATATCTCGCGCAGGGAGTATTGTCGTCGAAGGATCGCGTTTATTATCCCGACACGCTCGTCGGCACGGATTCGCACACGACGATGATCAATGGCATCGGCATCGTTGGTTGGGGCGTGGGCGGCATCGAAGCGGAAGCGGGCATGCTGGGGCAGCCGGTTTATTTTCTGACGCCGGATGTGGTGGGCGTGCATCTGACCGGGGCGTTGCGTGATGGCGTGACGGCGACCGACCTCGCGCTGACGGTGACGCAACTTTTGCGCAAGGCAAAAGTCGTCGGAAAATTTGTGGAATTTTATGGTCCCGGCGCGGCAGCATTGCCAGTAGTGGATCGCGCGACGATTGCGAACATGGCGCCGGAGTATGGCGCGACGATGGGCTTTTTCCCGATTGACGGCGAGTGCGTGAATTATTTGCGCGCGACCGGCCGCACGGAACTCCAGTGCAAGATGTACGAAAATTATTATCGCGCGCAGGGATTGTTCGGCATCCCGAAAAAGGGCGACATCGAATATTCGACGGACGTGGAACTTGATCTTTCGGCCGTCGTGCCAAGCGTCGCGGGGCCGAAGCGTCCGCAAGACCGCATCGAATTGCCGAAGATGAAGCAGGAATTTCTCGGCGCGTTTTCCAAGCCGGTCGCGGAAAATGGATTTGGAAAAAAGCCGGATGATTTGAAGTTGCGCGTGACGGTGGATACCGGCGCACCCATCGGCGAGAAAATTGATCACACCTACGGATTGGATACGGCGCAACTTTCCAAGAGCGAATCGGAGATGCGCGACCAGCATCCCGCGCCGGACCCGGCGGAGAGCTTGCCGGCATCGGCCTTTCCGAAAGTGGAGGCGCATATCGGGCACGGCAGCGTATTGATCGCGGCGATCACGAGTTGCACAAATACGTCGAATCCAAGCGTGATGCTCGCAGCGGGTTTGCTCGCGAAGAAGGCGGTCGAGCGCGGGTTGCAACCGAACCCGGCGGTGAAGTCCTCGCTCGCGCCGGGCTCGCGCGTGGTGACGGATTATTTGAACAAGACCGGCTTGCAACCGTATCTCGACCAGCTCGGATTTAATCTGGTTGGTTATGGCTGCACGACGTGTATTGGAAATTCCGGACCCCTGGCTGCGCCGATTGAAGAAGCAATTATCAAAAATGATTTGGTGGCGGCTTCCGTGCTTTCCGGCAATCGCAATTTTGAGGCGCGCGTGCATCAAAACATCAAGGCAAACTTTTTGATGTCGCCGCCGCTGGTGGTGGCGTTCGCCTTGGCGGGCCGTGTGGACATTGACTTGAATAGCGAGCCGATTGGCAAAGGCAAAGATGGAAAGGAAGTTTTTCTCAAGGACATCTGGCCGTCGCTGAAGGAAATTCGCGATGAAATGCAGGCGGCGTTGAAGCCGGAAGTATTCCAGAAATTGTATCGCGATTTCGCGGGACAAAATCCCAAGTGGAACGAGATTCCGTCAAGCACGGGAAATGTTTACGAGTGGGACACCAAGAGCACTTACATCCAGGAGCCGCCGTTTTTCACGAACTTCAGTTTGCAGCCCGGCGAGATTCACGAGATCAAGGGCGCTAAGGCATTGGGAATTTTTGGCGACAGCGTGACGACGGATCACATTTCGCCAGCCGGCAGCATCAAAAAAACTTCGCCCGCTGGAAAGTATTTGCTGGAGAACGGCGTGGATTACGCGGACTTCAACAGCTACGGATCGCGCCGCGGCAATGACCGCGTCATGACTCGCGGGACGTTCGCGAATGTGCGAATTAAAAACCTCATGGTGCCGGGCGTGGAAGGCGGCGTGACCAAGGCGCCGGCGACGGGCGAGGTCATCAGCATTTTTGACGCGGCGATGAAATACGCGGCGAACCATGTGCCGTTGATCGTGCTGGCCGGGCAGGAATACGGCACAGGCAGTTCGCGCGATTGGGCGGCGAAGGGGACGAATCTGCTCGGCGTGAAAGTGGTCATCGCGCAGAGCTTCGAGCGCATCCATCGGTCGAACCTCGTGGGCATGGGGGTATTGCCATTGCAATTCAAGGAAGGCACGACCGCGCAGACATTGAAGCTGGACGGCACGGAAACTTACGACGTGCTCGGGCTCGACGCGCATTTGAAGCCGCAACAGGACCTCACTGTGCGCATCACGCGCGCGGATGGTAAAGTGGAAAATATCGTGGCGCGCTGCCGGATTGATACGCCGATTGAGATTGATTACTACCAGCACGGTGGAATTTTGCCCTATGTGCTGAGGCAGTTGGTGGCCTAG
- a CDS encoding RsmB/NOP family class I SAM-dependent RNA methyltransferase: protein MSQAIQIAERVIAKSNRERPADGVLRTELKSARGISRNDGAAASEAVFAYYRWLGWLNPNAKVSEQIVEAVERDRDFQKKSDEISAPELQRAIPGWVKAEVKYSPEWLRALQLHPKLWLRAKLGTGRALAEKLGECWIGGERFPTDAISYEGREDLFRTAEFYAGEFELQDISSQAVGLVCNPQPNETWWDACAGEGGKALHLCDLMRGKGLLWASDRADWRLKKLKRRAARAKAFNYRAALWDGGAKLPTKTKFDGILVDAPCSGLGTWQRNPQARWTTTLKDVHELSALQEQLVANAIAALKPGGRLIYSVCTLTESETTRVADAIMKRFAELKPLNFLNPLTPDEPAAERLWLWPQTIQGNGMFICGWEKTRV from the coding sequence ATGAGCCAAGCCATCCAAATTGCGGAGCGGGTCATTGCGAAGTCGAATCGAGAGCGTCCGGCGGATGGAGTGTTGCGCACGGAGTTAAAAAGCGCGCGAGGGATTTCGCGAAATGACGGTGCAGCGGCGAGTGAGGCGGTGTTTGCGTATTATCGCTGGCTTGGCTGGCTCAATCCGAACGCCAAGGTGTCGGAACAAATTGTGGAGGCGGTCGAACGCGACCGCGATTTTCAAAAAAAGTCTGATGAGATTTCCGCGCCCGAATTGCAACGCGCGATTCCCGGTTGGGTGAAGGCCGAGGTAAAATATTCCCCGGAATGGCTGCGCGCTTTGCAGTTGCATCCGAAACTTTGGCTGCGCGCGAAATTAGGAACCGGCCGCGCGCTCGCAGAAAAATTGGGCGAATGCTGGATCGGCGGCGAGAGATTTCCAACCGACGCGATCAGTTACGAGGGCAGGGAGGACTTGTTTCGCACGGCGGAATTTTATGCAGGCGAATTCGAATTGCAGGACATCAGTTCGCAAGCCGTCGGGCTTGTGTGCAATCCGCAGCCAAACGAAACATGGTGGGACGCCTGCGCGGGCGAGGGCGGCAAAGCGCTGCATCTTTGTGATTTAATGCGGGGCAAGGGACTGCTTTGGGCAAGCGATCGCGCGGACTGGCGCTTGAAGAAATTGAAACGCCGCGCGGCGCGGGCGAAGGCTTTTAATTATCGAGCGGCGTTGTGGGACGGCGGCGCAAAACTGCCGACGAAAACGAAATTCGACGGAATTTTGGTGGACGCACCGTGCAGCGGACTGGGAACGTGGCAGCGAAATCCACAAGCGCGCTGGACGACGACACTCAAGGACGTGCACGAGTTGAGTGCATTGCAGGAACAGTTGGTGGCTAACGCGATCGCAGCGTTGAAGCCAGGCGGACGTTTGATTTATTCCGTCTGCACGCTGACGGAATCGGAGACTACGCGCGTGGCAGATGCGATCATGAAACGCTTTGCGGAATTGAAACCGTTAAATTTTTTAAATCCACTCACGCCTGACGAACCAGCGGCGGAGCGTTTATGGCTTTGGCCGCAGACCATCCAGGGCAACGGCATGTTTATTTGCGGCTGGGAAAAGACGCGTGTCTAA
- a CDS encoding flippase activity-associated protein Agl23, whose product MSRALIFGLLLALAAALALRCPQLDIRPMHNDEAVNAIKLRTLWEQGSYKYDPQEYHGPTLIYLTFAWMKLIGPVQFAHFDEIQLRLITVIFGVGLILFLPLISDALGRGAIVCAAILIAVSPAMVFYSRYFIHEMLLVAFTFLTIAAGWRYTRNRKPGWAVLAGVSIGLMQATKETFVLSIAAAVAAIFLNKLCNRDPNETANVFSLNRQHLIAAIAAWFITVIVLFTSFFTNARGPLDAVLTYFPWLHRVEGASPHLHPWDYYLSRLIYFHSGRGPVWSEALVLILAIVGIIAAFNPKSRLEGNRKFIRFIALYTIILTAIYSAISYKTPWCLLSFWQGMILLAGVGAMALINLGSQFIWKIPVSCVLLALTVQLAYQAWQVSVPYASNIHNPYIYAQTSDDILNLVERLDKLAPTDAQKNSFVIKVMAPDSEYWPLPWYLRQFKQVGFWPRVPADPYSDAMIVSTAFQANLDQKKTHIMAGLFELRPQTFFELYVETNAWTTYVNGAQRSQ is encoded by the coding sequence ATGAGCCGGGCGCTGATTTTTGGCCTGCTGCTCGCCCTCGCGGCTGCGCTTGCGTTGCGATGTCCCCAGCTCGACATCCGCCCGATGCACAACGACGAGGCGGTCAATGCCATCAAACTTCGCACGCTCTGGGAACAAGGCTCTTATAAATACGACCCGCAGGAATATCACGGCCCCACGCTGATCTATCTTACGTTCGCGTGGATGAAACTCATCGGGCCCGTGCAATTCGCTCACTTCGACGAGATTCAACTGCGCCTTATCACAGTTATTTTCGGCGTGGGATTAATCTTGTTTCTGCCTCTTATATCCGATGCGCTAGGCCGCGGCGCGATCGTCTGCGCGGCAATATTGATTGCGGTATCGCCCGCGATGGTTTTCTACAGCCGCTATTTTATCCACGAAATGTTGCTGGTGGCTTTTACATTTCTCACCATCGCGGCGGGATGGCGTTATACGCGCAATCGAAAACCCGGTTGGGCCGTGCTTGCCGGTGTGTCAATCGGCTTAATGCAAGCGACCAAGGAAACTTTTGTGCTCTCAATCGCCGCCGCGGTCGCCGCCATTTTTCTAAATAAACTTTGCAATCGCGACCCCAACGAAACTGCAAATGTGTTTTCACTCAATCGCCAGCACCTTATCGCCGCCATTGCCGCGTGGTTCATCACGGTGATTGTTCTATTTACTTCTTTCTTCACCAACGCTCGTGGCCCGCTTGATGCCGTGCTCACTTATTTTCCCTGGCTGCATCGCGTCGAAGGCGCGTCGCCGCATCTTCATCCGTGGGATTATTATTTGTCGCGGCTCATTTATTTTCATTCGGGCAGAGGTCCGGTTTGGAGTGAAGCGCTCGTTTTGATTTTGGCCATCGTCGGCATCATCGCGGCTTTCAATCCCAAAAGCCGTCTCGAAGGCAATCGCAAGTTCATTCGCTTCATCGCGCTTTACACTATTATCCTCACGGCGATTTACAGTGCCATCAGCTACAAGACGCCGTGGTGTCTGCTCAGTTTTTGGCAGGGGATGATTCTGCTCGCGGGCGTTGGCGCGATGGCGCTGATCAATCTCGGCTCACAATTCATTTGGAAAATTCCCGTGAGTTGCGTCCTGCTCGCGTTGACCGTGCAACTCGCGTATCAAGCGTGGCAAGTGAGCGTGCCCTACGCGTCGAACATCCATAATCCTTATATCTACGCGCAAACTTCGGACGACATTCTCAACCTTGTCGAGCGGCTTGATAAACTGGCACCGACCGATGCGCAAAAAAATTCCTTTGTGATCAAAGTCATGGCGCCCGACAGCGAATACTGGCCCCTCCCCTGGTATTTGCGGCAATTCAAGCAAGTCGGTTTCTGGCCGCGCGTTCCCGCTGATCCCTATTCCGATGCCATGATCGTCTCCACGGCTTTTCAAGCCAATCTCGACCAGAAAAAAACGCATATCATGGCCGGCCTTTTTGAATTACGGCCGCAAACTTTTTTCGAGCTATACGTTGAAACGAATGCCTGGACGACTTACGTAAACGGCGCACAGCGGAGCCAGTGA